One window of Alkaliphilus metalliredigens QYMF genomic DNA carries:
- a CDS encoding transposase — translation MKVQQVIIENTKVRYILIDDKGEPVIPAIKYLKYIDNTGRSINTQKTYCYALKLYFYFLKEQNKIYSEVTLNDLGTFVG, via the coding sequence GTGAAGGTACAACAAGTAATAATAGAAAATACTAAAGTAAGATACATATTAATTGATGATAAAGGTGAACCAGTTATACCGGCAATAAAGTATCTCAAGTATATTGATAATACTGGTAGAAGCATCAATACTCAAAAGACCTATTGCTACGCATTGAAACTCTATTTCTATTTTCTAAAGGAGCAAAATAAGATTTATAGTGAAGTTACTTTAAATGATTTAGGAACTTTCGTAGGATAG